A genomic segment from Malus domestica chromosome 05, GDT2T_hap1 encodes:
- the LOC139196111 gene encoding uncharacterized protein yields MVDEALRRDMTNIRRSPLADEIEQAEPPRKFSMPHFTSFKGDGDPERHLKHYRSAMVLYRNNDALMCKIFATTLQGEAQDWFHTLPARSIQNFDDLSLVFTKEYSSYRSIKKKSDHLFNVKKNSKESLRDYVKRFKAEKAKIVGCDNSIASTAFRKGLPADHPLFGEMIMKEDLTLADSFALAEKHALWDEARQAEKASEQPRKELPTAQKKDEK; encoded by the coding sequence ATGGTTGATGAGGCACTAAGGCGAGATATGACCAACATAAGAAGGTCACCTTTGGcggatgagatcgagcaggcagagcctccgcgcaagtttagcatgccgcacttcacatctttcaaaggagacGGGGATCCTGAAAGACACTTGAAGCATTACCGAAGTGCGATGGTCCTTTATCGGAATAATGATGcccttatgtgcaaaatattcgccactactttacaaggcgaggcacaagattggtttcatACCTTGCCGGCACGATCTATCCagaattttgatgatctttccttggttttcaccaaagaatactcatcttatcgatcgatcaagaagaagtccgaTCACCTGTTCAACGTAAAGAAAAACTCAAAAGAGTCGCTTCGCGATTACGTGAAAagattcaaagcagagaaggcgaaGATCGTCGGATGCGACAACTCGATAGCAAGTACAGCCTTCCGAAAAGGACtaccagcagaccacccactgtttggagaaatgatcatgaaagaagacctaactctagcagattcctttgctctggcagaaaagcatgcgctttgggacgaggctcgacAAGCAGAAAAGGCTTCCGAACAACCTCGAAAAGAGTTGCCAACTGCTCAAAAGAAGGATGAAAAATAA